Sequence from the Papaver somniferum cultivar HN1 unplaced genomic scaffold, ASM357369v1 unplaced-scaffold_150, whole genome shotgun sequence genome:
CTATGCCAAGTGCAATTGGCGAGATAAGGGGATATCTTAAGGACACACAAGATTGTATTAAAAAGGATGTCCATAACTGTGAGGAGAAAATAATGAAGAAAATGGAACAAAAAAAGAAGACATGCAAATAAAGAAGAGAAAAGCAGCTGATGGTATTCACGATTGGGATAAGTGAAGAGCCAATTGCAACACAGAAAGACGTAGAAGAGGCGGAAAAAACGACGATGGATGGCGAAAAGAACCGCGATATGACTCCAGAAAAGGGAATCCAAGATGAAATAAAGCAAAGCGGAAAGGCGAAGAAGGGAAAAACGGCTGAAGGAAGCGAGGTAACGAAAAATGAGAAATAAACCCCTTCCATCAAGGAAAAACGAACCCCGCGAGGAGGAGCAAAGACAAACACCTCTAAGCGCAAGAAAATGTCGGTACAAGAGGCTGAGGAAAGCATTGAATTACATGATTCTCTAGATAAGGGAGGAAAGGCttacgaagaagaagagatggaacGATCAAATAAGGAACTCTATCAAAAATGAGAATCTTGTAATCAACAAGAatcatttaaaaagaaaacaaacgaaGAGCAGTACACAAAGAGGAAAATATGCTCCGGAAAGGGCATTAGCAGCTGAAGAACGTCGCGAATACCGACAAGGAAACAAGGGGCGAGGGGAACAAAATGAACGGGAACACCTAAAAAGATCCATAGAGAATAGCATGAGGGAATTCATAGAAAGAGAGTATCTAATGCAACAATCGAAGATGGCCGGTGGGAAAAGGAACAATATCCCAGTGACAAAGAAGGCAACCGGATTGCAGCCAGAAATGATGAAAAAATGTGCAAAAAACGAACCATGCAAGCCAGAAAAAGCGGTACTGTTCTGGTTAAAGCAAAGGGAAAATGAATGTTTACGAAGTCTAGTAGCGAGATGGGATACGATTAGTAGAGAACTAAAAGGAAGGATCTCAGAGGAAGATTTAGTGCGCTCGTTCATCTATGCATTGTCAACTACACAACCACTATTCACGACTCTGTTCAAGATCAGGAACGAAGTGAAGATGAAGGAGTTGAAAAGATATCAATCTGAGCACATTCACATGGAAGAAGAACATTGATAATCAAGGAAGGGTCGTAGGAATAAGATGAATGTACTTATTTTAATCCATTAATTGATAATATATCAAATTTCCAAAAGGATAGCAATGAAGTTTTGATGAATCCTATCATGAATATGAATTTTGATACTTACAAGATAACCAAAAAAAGATAAGACCTCGCGTTAGGAGGAAAATAAGATTCACGAAGTAAgccgagggtcccttttatgatggccttcggtaaggggtgcagaaatatgaccaaggcgtcgacgtattcggttgagctgcgggtgcctgggacgtctggagcgttaccgacCATGTCCGTATGGCAAGTCTTGGAtacgatgcactcgatcccaaataaacctcacttagggtgtgacttcgtaaccccAAGCCATATTGGCGAAGGTGATAAGAactcacgaaaacaactgaatgtcgtaataactggatgagaggagaccaacatgcatgttagggttaacctcctttaaggggcaatcagggggaatataaagggatgacaccctccagattagggagttgtgtgaccaaaaaagacggcaataTCATGGGACTAACATTCATCGGAATGGCTAGACCTGTCACATTGACGCGAGATGGGGAAAAATAAATGTTaaggcgaggttgatggattATTATTCGAAAGAGTAATAAGCGCCTGAGACTTCGCCGAATTTAAATCCTTAAAGAAGGatgaggcacaataagaccttaattagaaGGCGCAGTAAGACCTTGTATAAAGTAACATATAACAATCATAAAGTGAATAAGGACTAACTACGGCTAGACGCTTGATggattccaaaaagaaaagaaggaaaataaaaaatctagCGAGATTCAAAGCTTGTGAAACCGCAATAAAGGCAAAGCAACCAAGGGAAAGTGATAGTCTGACTTGTACGACCTCGCCTTGACCGGATAATGCTCaacaagaacaagaggcaagtatatattTTTACATTTTATGTTCTTCGTTAGCATTATCCTCACAAGACTCAGCGTTCCGCCAAAATATGACACCCCGTCgagaaaggaaaaggaaagagcAAGTGAAATAAGAAAGTCGAAGAGGGAGACAACGTGAGAAGCGAAGATGAAATTCAATATAAGACGCGGCGAGATTCCTCATGAACCCCAAGGGAAAGAAGGATCTCGCAAGGTTCAAAGCTTATAGAGGCACAACTGGGGAGGTATTGATTAACTTTACGCCCTACCTCGGAAATACACAAAAGAATaaaaggcaagtatatactttaaatttcattattcttttgagtatttcctcggtaagtatatacttgacgaaatagaaaaacataatattgacataaaattcaatcaaaataTTACCCAAAGAAaatagtactccaatgatcccaaaggttgtaagtttagcatcacccttgttgaagatccgtagctataacaatgagagaaatcgagattctcgatcattatcatacagagtcatagtattattatgaacatcaaagtacaattgcatcacgactttaaaaataatactatggtgatatgtatcactccctcttagtcaatattccatctcgataatggaaaccattcccccttacagaatgatctgaaaaccatatgtatttgtaatgtgacctacaatatttctccccctttttgtcaataaaattggcaaagttacaagaacgggttaataatgaaatttccacaagtgacatttcatgaccaaaataaggacaacatatcatcttaatttagatgccatcttattcatcatggagttttaagacgcaagataacccctataaaattccacagcggtactccccgcaagatattaccattaaacacaagttcaaaagaactctcccccatttgatgccaatcccaaaggaacaacaagagcgaccttaatttcgagagaaaagaaggatttttatttggacaccaaaaaccatgtgaatgattttttatatccaaaactcaatcaaaatacTCATAATTAAATCCATGAGTATTCTAACTGGGAtacacaattaaatcaaaaccacaaaagtgatcaatttaattgaaagtgctcaacataagtaaactcacggagaaacaggctacgactaagctaatcatatggaggtgactaacttaaccgttcaagtactcaacataaggaaaaccttgccGTCCCTGATCTCTTCTTCCCTAATCTTTTCTTCAACTAATTTGTATTCTTGATGGAGATACTGctgagaaagaagaaagaaaacaagaaaagaagaaaatgaaaagaggaactacgagatgaaaGAAATAAGCGGTCGGAGATAACGAAGTCAAATTTTTTTTGACGGAATTAACAAGAGGACGGAGATAACGAAAATCTGCTGAGTTGGTAGCGGACTCTGTCGGCTTTTTTTTGCTGAGGTGGCAGCTGACTCAGTCAAGAGGGTCGGGACCTTTTCTAAATAAGGGTATAAATGTCtataaaaccctaaaagggtGTTATTTGTGTATTTCAACTAAGGATGGCAGTTTTGGAAGCTTGTTTCCCGGGGGGCTATTTTTACACATTAAagtgctttttttttctttttttttgcatttgtaggTATTTCAGATGTGGATTAATTATTGCTAAGAACCGCCATTGGATGCACATCTTTTTTTGTGTACGTCGGGGCACAGTCTGAATATGGGAAATAAGTCGCAAAATTCACAGAATAATACTCCCTTCGTCTCTAAAAGATAGGCAACTTTGTGGGTAAATCTTTTAGAGATGGATGGAGTAATAACAAGAAAATTGACAAGGTAGCTAGCATATTCAACTGGAATATGCAGAAAAACATCTATCCTCTCTGATAACCTGGAATATCCATTAGAAACCATGGTAAGTTTTCCCGTTACATGAATGGAACAAAACTTTTGTTTTTTAACTAATCAATAAAaccgatgaaaattgaaattaaatccAATAATTAAAAGTCAATGACACACACAATCAATACAAATGTCATTGACTTTTGTACAAATGTACTGTCACAAATCTCATCAAACAAATGTCGCAAGTTAATCAAAAATAACGAGCATCAAACAGAGACGAACTAAACTCTTTCATTTCCCCTAACAAAACTTTCATGAGAAACTTCTAGGTGTGCAGCAACGTTTGATATGTCCTCATTGTGGTAGGATTTGCAGACAAAATAGACGACTGCTTGTATTACaagataaaaatgaagaaaataagcaGATAACAGATACCAAATGATGCCCACAAATATCTTACCCACCAAATTCAGTTTTTTTCTCCCAAGCACCATCGAATAGAATCCAATACTCATACCCGTAAAAATGACTTCCACTGCAATAAAGATGAAAGAAGAAACCCATATCTTTCCCTTAATTAATCTCATACTCTTGACCAACGCTTTTCTACCGTAATCTTTTTCCAGTATTGAGATTACCATAGATATATTCCAAACAGTAGTCATGTAAAGAAACACAATGAAGTAAGGAATTGTAAGACAAATAATAAAAGCCAATACTTTTCGCCCATGAAAGCTTGCCACAAACAATAATATCAATCCGAGATACACAGTGGTGCATATTGCCAAGATGAAGAAAAGCAACAAGAATGTTACCAAAAGCCTTCCCCATACCTTAGAAAATATACCAACAACTCTCTTCAAGTTGGGATCTTTTGAGGTATAGAAACAACAAACTGAATACACTACACTAGAAGTTGAGAACAAGTAGAAAATAAGGATGAGGATTGAGTAGACGAATCTGGTTATGCCGAAAGCAATCCATTTGGTTCTTTTGTTGTCTTGAAACGTATTGCCAAGAATGAACTTAGAAATTTGGATGTCAGACAAATAAAGGATAGTTAGAGGGAGGATTGTAGCCAAAACAATCTGtgagaataattttttccataaGACTGTAATTTTACAGGCATCCATGTACATGCCGAAAAATCCCATGGATTTATGCGGTGCTTCTCTACTCATGATTTGCTGATAGATAGAAGATAATATAATGATATTAGTATTTACAATGAGAGGGGAAAGTGGAGAGATTATGGTTTTTGATCATTTACAGAGAAACAGAAACATATCTGTATACAAACTACATGAGAAAAAATCCTCTTGGAAGATGTCTAGATGAATTAGACTTTTGAGATTAGACACAACAAGTAGAAGAATATATTTTTATGCTGTTTTGAATCAGTAACATTAAATCAAAATTTCCCTAATTGGACTTAGCATGGGAAGATTGTGACAGATTTAGATTGTTTCTTAACAGGGCGCGCATTACTGTTAATAGAATGATAtgacttattttattttattttatttgttgggGGTAAGCAACGGTTTGGACGGGGTCCTCTGGAACAATTATGATGGGTCGCATATAATTCTTTTGTGCGAAGTGGCATTAATTTTTGCTTTTAATTAGAGCTTGTTTTTTCAATCTTGTTCTTGTATTTCTTTCACAACATCAATAACATGTACAGTCTATGCAAGTTACACCACAGATTTACTGTAACACAGTATTAAATGGAAACCAACTAATGGTCGTCATTTCCCCTGACCAAATTAACATATGCAACATCTAAATGTGCGGCGACGTTTGATATGTCTTCGTTGTGGTATGCTTTGCAGACAAAATAGACAACCGTTTGGATTACAAGAGAAAAATGTATCAAAACAGTCGCTAACATATAACAAACAATTCCCACAAAGACTTCACCAACCAAATCCAATATGTCTCCGGCAACCACAAGTAAAGAGTATGTGAAAGTTATACCAGCAAAAATGATCTCAAGAGCAAGAAAGACAGCACAAGAAACCCATATTTTACCTTTAATCAACTTTATACTCTTCACCATCGCCTTTGTACCGTGACTTTTTTCCAATACCGAAATTACCATAGCGATATTCCAAACACTTGTTATGTACATCAATCCAATGAAGAAAGGGACTGATAGAGAAATCACAAACGCCAATAGTTTATACCTCCCTTCCCCTTCAGGTCCATTAAAACTTGCTGCAAACCAATATATcaatgcaagatatgcaacagCACATATACCCAAGATAAGAAAAAG
This genomic interval carries:
- the LOC113335993 gene encoding uncharacterized protein LOC113335993 produces the protein MSREAPHKSMGFFGMYMDACKITVLWKKLFSQIVLATILPLTILYLSDIQISKFILGNTFQDNKRTKWIAFGITRFVYSILILIFYLFSTSSVVYSVCCFYTSKDPNLKRVVGIFSKVWGRLLVTFLLLFFILAICTTVYLGLILLFVASFHGRKVLAFIICLTIPYFIVFLYMTTVWNISMVISILEKDYGRKALVKSMRLIKGKIWVSSFIFIAVEVIFTGMSIGFYSMVLGRKKLNLVGKIFVGIIWYLLSAYFLHFYLVIQAVVYFVCKSYHNEDISNVAAHLEVSHESFVRGNERV
- the LOC113336049 gene encoding uncharacterized protein LOC113336049 → MAGVASLWYFLGIKGAEGEGWKQVCFMLIVCLSIPFLTGLVYMTSIWNIATVIAILEEDYGKKALLKSMKLIRASFNGPEGEGRYKLLAFVISLSVPFFIGLMYITSVWNIAMVISVLEKSHGTKAMVKSIKLIKGKIWVSCAVFLALEIIFAGITFTYSLLVVAGDILDLVGEVFVGIVCYMLATVLIHFSLVIQTVVYFVCKAYHNEDISNVAAHLDVAYVNLVRGNDDH